From a region of the Acidobacteriota bacterium genome:
- a CDS encoding C69 family dipeptidase — translation MTRNILKSPAARWIGAAGLFIAVLFLASGPTTAVPPADPDCIEECGWGCTSIQVGRLATTDGSVITCHTCDGNYRMWLNIVPRAKWPENAVNKVYRGKMHTETAADLRGIVELGSIPQVPETFAYLNVAYPGMNEHGLMIGETTIGGRRELYNSEGLFMIEEIQRIVLERCKTAREAIELAGKLVKEYGYGDNGECLTFADSREVWHFEIFGAGPFEKGAVWAAVRIPDDHVGVSANIPRISEIDLKNPDRYMASDNVFSVAEEMGWWDPQSGEPFKFWKAYSGRKPFAIRDFFILSTLAPSLNLSMDAEELPFSVKPEKKLSVRDVLALYRETYEGTAYDMTQNLKVPPRPVRPGSQPADDAPAPEMVKSPLANPWMSRDLMALFNALKPGAVEPQRTIAISACAYATVLQGRSWLPPSVGTICWFAFDNPAQSARIPIFAGVTELPPSFEVCAQHRFRTDSAAWAFRRAARLSTVRWGDTRKVIEDTIKEFEDKAFADLPLIEKKVLDIMNSKTPDQEPFTVEEYLTKYTNDFARAAIQKYWELGDRFWAQFARGF, via the coding sequence ATGACCAGAAACATTCTCAAGTCACCGGCGGCCCGCTGGATAGGTGCGGCCGGGCTTTTCATCGCAGTCCTGTTTCTTGCATCCGGGCCGACAACGGCTGTGCCGCCGGCCGATCCGGATTGTATCGAGGAGTGCGGCTGGGGATGCACAAGCATCCAGGTCGGCCGCCTGGCCACGACGGATGGTTCGGTCATCACGTGCCACACCTGCGACGGAAACTACAGGATGTGGCTGAACATCGTCCCCAGGGCGAAGTGGCCGGAAAACGCCGTGAACAAGGTATACAGAGGCAAAATGCACACGGAAACCGCCGCCGATCTTCGGGGCATCGTCGAGCTGGGATCCATTCCCCAGGTGCCCGAGACCTTTGCCTATCTCAATGTCGCCTATCCCGGCATGAACGAACACGGCCTGATGATCGGAGAAACCACGATCGGAGGGCGGCGCGAACTTTACAATTCCGAAGGCCTGTTCATGATCGAGGAAATCCAAAGGATCGTCCTCGAGAGATGCAAGACAGCCCGCGAGGCCATCGAACTGGCCGGCAAGCTTGTCAAGGAATACGGCTACGGCGACAACGGAGAATGTCTGACCTTTGCCGATTCGCGTGAAGTCTGGCATTTCGAAATCTTCGGGGCGGGCCCCTTCGAAAAGGGAGCCGTATGGGCCGCCGTCCGCATTCCGGACGACCACGTGGGCGTTTCGGCCAACATACCCCGGATCAGCGAAATCGATCTTAAAAATCCCGACCGCTATATGGCCTCGGACAATGTCTTTTCCGTGGCCGAGGAAATGGGCTGGTGGGATCCGCAGAGCGGCGAGCCGTTCAAGTTCTGGAAGGCCTACAGCGGCCGCAAACCCTTCGCCATCCGGGATTTCTTCATTCTGAGCACGCTGGCGCCGTCCCTGAATCTCAGCATGGATGCCGAGGAGCTGCCGTTTTCGGTCAAGCCGGAAAAGAAGCTGTCCGTCCGCGACGTTCTGGCTCTTTATCGGGAAACGTACGAGGGTACGGCCTATGACATGACCCAAAACCTCAAGGTTCCGCCCCGCCCCGTCCGGCCGGGCAGCCAACCCGCCGATGACGCTCCCGCTCCGGAAATGGTCAAGAGTCCCTTGGCCAACCCCTGGATGTCCCGCGACCTCATGGCACTGTTCAACGCCCTCAAACCCGGCGCCGTCGAGCCTCAACGAACGATCGCCATCTCCGCCTGTGCCTATGCCACCGTCCTTCAGGGCCGGAGCTGGCTGCCTCCGTCCGTGGGCACGATCTGCTGGTTTGCTTTCGACAACCCGGCCCAGAGCGCCCGGATTCCGATTTTCGCCGGGGTGACGGAACTTCCGCCGAGCTTCGAAGTCTGCGCCCAGCACCGTTTCCGGACGGATTCGGCGGCCTGGGCCTTCCGGCGGGCGGCGCGTCTCTCGACCGTCCGGTGGGGAGACACGCGCAAGGTCATCGAGGACACCATCAAGGAGTTCGAGGACAAGGCCTTCGCCGATCTTCCGCTCATCGAAAAGAAAGTTCTGGACATCATGAACAGCAAGACGCCCGACCAGGAACCGTTCACCGTCGAGGAATATCTGACCAAGTACACGAACGACTTCGCCCGGGCGGCGATTCAGAAATACTGGGAGTTGGGGGATAGGTTCTGGGCACAATTCGCCCGCGGCTTCTAG
- a CDS encoding aminotransferase class IV, whose product MAKFEGVKWAPHQMRYLLTGREFDILEPDARVFAVSKSVHYGAFLCFEGIRFFSRKTSSGTLEIVFLNWDKNLERFRRGISYNLSRDQQDLVPTLDDLESLIVRQYLGDPSMREFLEEMAGFEAQGYLRPFTIDEEQSMGVTFPNRPAIRAAACRYENYLGEPFSGAVIPDMVRALGINGTGCLKLGINYLMSVKAVDAAQDIDPEAASALFLDDRPDDPIERRHITEWDSSCCLFGFRDGTIVKIPEHNLILPSVTIQGMTAILKSHDVPVVERHILYGELVEKTHSKELVVTASIGTAGVMNRCHKLTLTDRDKNIVAVHEPDTGHPLWTKLAEAKAAYLDIYKDKAPLPPGMKLCRYTL is encoded by the coding sequence ATGGCTAAATTCGAAGGCGTCAAATGGGCGCCCCACCAGATGCGCTATCTCCTGACAGGCCGGGAATTCGACATCCTGGAACCCGATGCCCGTGTTTTCGCCGTCTCGAAGTCCGTCCACTACGGCGCATTTCTCTGCTTCGAAGGCATCCGTTTCTTCAGCCGGAAAACCTCCTCCGGCACACTGGAAATCGTTTTCCTCAACTGGGACAAGAACCTGGAGCGGTTCCGCCGGGGCATTTCCTATAATCTCAGCCGCGACCAGCAGGACCTCGTGCCGACCCTGGATGACCTGGAAAGCCTCATTGTCCGCCAGTATCTGGGGGATCCCTCCATGAGGGAATTTCTGGAAGAAATGGCCGGTTTCGAAGCCCAGGGCTATCTCCGTCCCTTCACCATCGACGAAGAGCAATCGATGGGCGTCACCTTCCCCAATCGGCCGGCCATCCGCGCCGCGGCCTGCCGCTATGAAAACTATCTGGGAGAGCCGTTCTCCGGAGCCGTCATCCCCGACATGGTTCGGGCGCTCGGCATCAACGGCACGGGATGCCTGAAACTCGGTATCAATTACCTCATGAGCGTCAAGGCCGTCGACGCCGCCCAAGATATCGATCCCGAGGCCGCGTCGGCTCTGTTCCTCGACGACAGGCCCGATGACCCCATCGAAAGGCGCCATATCACGGAATGGGATTCCTCCTGCTGCCTGTTCGGATTCCGGGACGGCACGATCGTCAAAATCCCCGAGCACAACCTGATCCTGCCCTCCGTGACCATTCAGGGCATGACGGCGATCCTGAAGAGCCATGATGTTCCCGTCGTCGAGCGGCATATTCTCTATGGAGAACTCGTGGAAAAGACGCACTCGAAAGAGTTGGTGGTCACCGCCAGCATCGGCACGGCGGGCGTCATGAATCGCTGCCATAAGCTGACTCTCACCGACCGCGACAAAAACATTGTTGCCGTCCATGAACCCGACACCGGACATCCGCTGTGGACGAAGCTGGCCGAGGCCAAGGCGGCCTACCTGGACATCTACAAGGACAAGGCGCCGCTTCCGCCGGGCATGAAACTCTGCCGCTACACCCTTTGA
- a CDS encoding S9 family peptidase, with amino-acid sequence MSHRPRRTAVALAAFLVLSFLTAAAAIGDETPVRGKALYDKLRAEARDLVKSEGVSRVNWVPGSPAYFLAENKSFVRVDAETGEKTPLFDEQKIAETFTKLTGRETQALPFQRFVYLPGGRTIQFDALNKAFVYEIETGLMWSYEPERPITGVRGRRYTEEFSPDLQYRAYTRDFDLYVKNRDGKEIRLTHDGNDNLRNGFPDWVYPEELSQYDAFWWSPDSKKIAYMQFDQSPVGRYPLVYDVTPMPRLELLAYPKAGTNNPIIRFFIVDVATGKTVQVDTGLETNVYLYRGQWWPDGREFVYRRLNRMQNEVEIFAADPETGKSRLIFKDEDSCYIDENLPLILLEDNKHAIWASERTGFKELFLYDRSGKLIRQLTNARLPVGSILGVDEASGWIYFSGSQNRGLESHGFKVRLDGKGFERITRDAGMHGLSFSPDFRYYVNTFSSFDEPGRTLLFSADGKQIREIGRSTATAELEALKLVKPEPFTFKSADGKHDLDGILYKPAHFDPAASYPLILSVYGGPGAKRIYNRYNLADGNQALAQLGFIVASVDHRGVSGRGKTFQNLMYLNLGEIEVADHAAAVKHLGTLPYVDAGRVGIFGHSYGGYLTCMALLKEPDVFHVGVAGAPVTCWRNYDTIYTERYMRRPQDNPDGYEKGSAMTYAKNLKGRLFLHHGAVDDNVHPGNSVQLLHALLDAGKRVDFMLYPEQQHGIRYSQYADSRVEYFIEHLKPEIR; translated from the coding sequence ATGTCCCATCGCCCGAGGAGAACAGCCGTTGCTCTTGCGGCCTTTTTGGTCCTGTCCTTCCTGACGGCCGCTGCGGCCATCGGCGACGAAACACCGGTCCGAGGCAAGGCCCTCTATGACAAATTGCGCGCGGAGGCCCGGGATCTTGTCAAATCCGAAGGCGTATCCCGGGTCAACTGGGTTCCGGGAAGCCCGGCGTATTTCCTGGCCGAAAACAAATCCTTCGTCCGGGTCGACGCCGAAACCGGGGAAAAAACGCCCCTGTTCGATGAACAAAAAATCGCCGAAACGTTTACCAAGCTGACCGGCCGGGAAACCCAGGCCCTCCCCTTCCAGCGATTCGTCTATCTTCCGGGAGGCCGGACCATCCAGTTTGACGCTCTGAACAAAGCGTTTGTCTATGAAATCGAAACCGGCCTCATGTGGTCCTATGAACCCGAACGCCCCATCACCGGAGTCCGCGGCCGCCGATATACCGAGGAGTTTTCGCCCGATCTTCAATACCGCGCCTACACTCGCGACTTTGACCTCTATGTCAAGAACCGTGACGGCAAAGAGATCCGTCTCACTCACGACGGAAACGACAACCTGCGCAACGGCTTCCCCGATTGGGTCTATCCCGAAGAACTCAGCCAGTACGACGCATTCTGGTGGTCGCCCGATTCGAAGAAAATCGCCTATATGCAGTTCGATCAGAGTCCCGTCGGAAGATATCCTTTGGTTTATGACGTCACGCCCATGCCCCGCCTGGAGCTTCTCGCCTATCCCAAGGCCGGGACCAACAATCCCATCATCCGCTTTTTCATCGTCGATGTCGCAACAGGCAAGACCGTTCAGGTGGACACAGGGCTGGAAACCAACGTCTATCTCTATCGCGGCCAATGGTGGCCCGACGGACGGGAGTTCGTCTATCGCCGCCTCAACCGTATGCAGAATGAGGTCGAGATTTTCGCCGCCGATCCCGAGACGGGAAAATCGCGCCTGATATTCAAGGACGAAGACTCCTGTTACATCGACGAAAACCTGCCCCTCATTCTGCTCGAAGACAACAAACACGCGATTTGGGCGTCGGAACGGACGGGGTTCAAGGAATTGTTCCTCTACGACCGGTCCGGCAAACTCATCCGCCAGTTGACGAACGCCCGCCTGCCCGTGGGATCCATTCTGGGCGTCGACGAGGCGAGCGGATGGATCTACTTCTCCGGTTCGCAGAACCGGGGACTCGAATCTCACGGCTTCAAGGTCCGGCTGGACGGCAAAGGCTTCGAACGGATCACCCGGGACGCAGGCATGCACGGCCTGAGCTTTTCTCCGGATTTCCGCTATTACGTCAACACCTTCAGCTCCTTCGACGAGCCGGGCCGGACGTTGCTCTTTTCGGCCGACGGAAAGCAAATCCGTGAAATCGGCCGATCCACGGCCACGGCCGAACTCGAGGCCTTGAAACTCGTGAAACCCGAACCGTTCACTTTCAAATCCGCCGACGGCAAGCACGACCTCGACGGCATCCTTTACAAGCCGGCCCACTTCGACCCCGCGGCCTCTTACCCCCTGATCCTATCCGTCTACGGCGGTCCGGGCGCCAAGCGGATTTATAACCGATACAACCTCGCTGACGGCAATCAGGCCTTGGCCCAGCTCGGCTTCATCGTGGCCTCCGTCGACCACCGGGGCGTCTCCGGGCGCGGAAAAACATTCCAGAACCTGATGTACCTCAACCTGGGAGAAATCGAAGTCGCCGACCACGCAGCGGCCGTCAAACATCTCGGTACGCTCCCCTATGTCGATGCCGGGCGCGTCGGCATCTTCGGCCACTCCTACGGCGGCTACCTGACCTGCATGGCGCTTCTCAAGGAACCCGACGTTTTCCACGTCGGTGTCGCGGGCGCTCCGGTCACCTGCTGGAGAAATTACGACACGATCTATACCGAACGCTACATGCGCCGCCCCCAGGACAATCCTGATGGCTACGAAAAGGGATCGGCCATGACTTATGCCAAGAACCTGAAGGGCCGGCTCTTTCTCCACCACGGGGCCGTCGACGACAACGTCCACCCCGGAAACAGCGTCCAGCTTCTTCACGCTCTTCTCGATGCTGGAAAGCGCGTCGACTTCATGCTTTATCCGGAACAGCAGCACGGCATCCGGTATTCCCAGTATGCCGACTCCCGGGTCGAGTACTTCATCGAACATCTCAAACCGGAAATCCGCTGA
- a CDS encoding peptidylprolyl isomerase has translation MKLLMLVLAVCLPIPASVPPDNPRVLMHTEAGDIVIEIDAEAAPVTAANFLRYVDAGLYDGTVFHRTVTAANQPNDAVRIEVLQGGMVSRESSFPPIEHETTEQTGLRHCDGAVSMARLTPGTAASSFFICVGEQPELDFGGRRNGDGQGFAAFGRVIEGMEIVRTIHAAPADGQRLLPPVRILSIARI, from the coding sequence ATGAAACTCCTGATGCTCGTCCTTGCGGTGTGTCTCCCGATCCCGGCTTCCGTTCCGCCGGACAATCCCCGCGTTCTCATGCACACCGAAGCCGGGGACATCGTCATCGAAATTGACGCCGAAGCGGCCCCGGTCACGGCCGCCAATTTTCTCCGCTATGTCGATGCCGGGCTTTATGACGGCACGGTGTTTCACCGCACCGTGACGGCAGCCAATCAACCGAACGACGCGGTGCGAATCGAGGTCCTCCAGGGCGGCATGGTCTCCCGGGAGTCGTCCTTTCCCCCGATCGAACATGAAACCACGGAACAGACCGGACTCCGCCATTGCGACGGAGCCGTCTCCATGGCCCGGTTGACTCCGGGGACGGCGGCTTCGAGTTTCTTTATCTGCGTCGGCGAACAGCCGGAGCTCGATTTCGGAGGACGGCGCAACGGCGACGGACAGGGCTTTGCCGCCTTCGGCCGCGTCATCGAAGGGATGGAGATCGTTCGGACCATTCATGCCGCTCCGGCGGATGGGCAGCGGCTCCTCCCTCCTGTGAGGATTTTGTCCATCGCCAGGATTTGA
- a CDS encoding aminotransferase class V-fold PLP-dependent enzyme, translating to MDEKPQVRKLIEIHPKIRARFPALEADSLGRRRIYLNTGAGSHMVDTAAEAMRSVSRTLSPMPGANSPGESATAQFQENVRALVADFLGASDPTGISFHFSATNAFFNLAYGLRGRFHTGGNIVVTDLDHMSNISPWEAVGGKLCGCEIRRARVTEDGRLDIDHLLSLIDDHTVLAASTMASNGFGTVVPLRELCQDIKAKNPECLLCIDAVHHALHGPIDVSDIGCDFLAFSGYKVFGPMLGVLWGKPEVLETCDFYRVETNKAGLPRNLEQGMLPNAQLAALEAALSYFLWIADEMGAGPETAANRSLRFRTAMEAIAEYEQDISRAVLDGFSRHDPSFFKAWGILDPEKVPERDPTFAFAVAAQESSETKKRFWRNRSMQIGDGNHYSAAVFRHLAREGVCRASFAHYDSIRTARVFLEALEEILNEA from the coding sequence ATGGACGAAAAGCCCCAAGTCAGGAAACTCATCGAAATCCACCCGAAAATCCGAGCCCGTTTTCCCGCCCTGGAAGCCGATTCTCTGGGCCGCCGCCGAATCTATCTCAACACCGGCGCCGGAAGCCACATGGTCGACACGGCCGCCGAAGCCATGCGATCCGTTTCCCGGACCTTGAGTCCCATGCCCGGCGCCAACAGTCCGGGCGAATCGGCCACGGCCCAATTTCAGGAGAACGTCCGGGCTCTGGTCGCCGATTTTCTCGGCGCTTCCGATCCGACGGGAATCAGCTTCCATTTTTCGGCCACGAACGCCTTTTTCAACCTGGCTTACGGCCTCCGCGGCCGTTTCCATACCGGCGGGAACATCGTCGTCACCGATCTCGACCACATGTCCAACATCTCTCCCTGGGAGGCTGTCGGGGGGAAGCTCTGCGGATGCGAAATCCGCCGGGCCCGCGTCACGGAGGACGGCCGGCTCGATATCGATCATCTCCTCTCGCTTATCGATGACCACACCGTCCTCGCGGCCTCAACCATGGCTTCAAACGGATTCGGCACCGTGGTCCCCCTGCGTGAACTTTGCCAGGACATCAAGGCCAAAAATCCCGAATGCCTGCTCTGCATCGACGCCGTGCACCACGCTCTTCACGGTCCCATCGACGTCTCGGACATCGGCTGTGATTTCCTGGCCTTTTCGGGATACAAGGTTTTCGGCCCCATGCTGGGGGTTCTTTGGGGAAAACCTGAGGTTCTCGAAACCTGCGACTTCTACCGTGTCGAAACAAATAAAGCCGGGCTTCCCCGCAATCTGGAACAGGGCATGCTTCCCAACGCCCAACTGGCTGCTCTCGAAGCCGCCCTCTCCTATTTTCTCTGGATTGCCGATGAGATGGGAGCCGGGCCGGAAACCGCCGCAAACCGCAGTCTCCGGTTCCGCACGGCCATGGAGGCCATTGCCGAATATGAGCAGGACATCAGCCGGGCCGTTTTGGACGGCTTCAGCCGGCACGATCCGTCCTTCTTCAAAGCTTGGGGGATCCTGGATCCGGAAAAAGTCCCCGAACGCGATCCCACGTTCGCCTTCGCCGTAGCCGCCCAGGAGTCGTCGGAGACCAAAAAACGGTTTTGGAGGAACCGATCCATGCAGATCGGCGACGGCAACCATTACTCGGCCGCCGTTTTCCGCCATCTCGCCCGTGAAGGCGTCTGCCGGGCGAGTTTCGCGCATTACGACTCGATCCGGACGGCCCGGGTCTTTTTGGAAGCTCTTGAAGAAATCCTTAACGAAGCATGA
- a CDS encoding prolyl-tRNA synthetase associated domain-containing protein: MTENDLPDAILNPETRKRKALEVLDGLGIRTVVHEHPPVFTVEQAREHWRDIPAGHCKNLFLRNNKGDRHYLVIALIDTRVELKMLTCRLDEDRLGFASAERLRRFLGVEAGSVSPFGLLHPGAREVRVVLDARLKDHPVLAFHPNVNTATVEVAFDDVMKFLKWCGNDIRMIHLQGGES, encoded by the coding sequence ATGACCGAAAACGATCTGCCGGACGCGATTTTGAATCCCGAAACCCGGAAGCGCAAGGCTCTTGAAGTCCTGGACGGTCTGGGCATCCGCACCGTTGTTCACGAGCATCCTCCCGTATTCACCGTCGAACAGGCCCGGGAACACTGGCGGGATATCCCTGCCGGTCACTGCAAGAACCTGTTTCTGAGAAACAACAAAGGCGACAGGCATTATCTGGTGATCGCCCTTATCGACACGCGCGTCGAACTCAAAATGCTGACCTGCCGTCTCGATGAGGACCGCCTGGGTTTCGCGTCAGCCGAGCGCCTGCGCCGCTTCCTCGGAGTCGAAGCGGGATCGGTCTCTCCTTTCGGACTTCTTCATCCCGGAGCCCGGGAGGTCCGCGTCGTCCTGGACGCCCGCCTCAAGGATCATCCGGTTCTTGCGTTCCATCCCAATGTCAACACGGCGACCGTCGAAGTCGCCTTTGACGACGTCATGAAATTTCTAAAATGGTGCGGAAACGACATCCGCATGATCCATCTTCAAGGAGGGGAATCATGA
- a CDS encoding peptidylprolyl isomerase — translation MKHAVLAAAVCVLVLTAAQCRPPERGPEPAVSAEDKPEILVQPDRVLVQHLLIAFEGTIPDKTIVRTREEAEQLALELFERARAGEDFDALVREYTDDQHPGIYAMTNFDIEPDPSVEEYSRSRMVKSFGDVSFGLPVGGFGLAVYDPDASKYGWHIIKRLE, via the coding sequence ATGAAACATGCCGTTCTGGCCGCCGCAGTCTGTGTCCTGGTTTTGACGGCCGCACAATGTCGTCCCCCGGAACGGGGCCCGGAACCCGCCGTAAGTGCGGAAGATAAACCCGAAATCCTGGTCCAGCCGGACCGCGTGCTCGTCCAGCATCTTCTGATCGCTTTCGAAGGCACCATTCCCGACAAAACGATCGTTCGAACCCGAGAGGAAGCGGAACAACTCGCTTTGGAGCTTTTTGAACGCGCCCGGGCTGGGGAGGATTTCGATGCGCTCGTCCGCGAATACACCGACGATCAACATCCCGGAATCTACGCCATGACCAATTTCGACATCGAACCCGATCCTTCGGTCGAGGAATACTCCCGCTCGCGCATGGTCAAGTCTTTCGGGGACGTAAGTTTCGGGCTTCCGGTCGGCGGTTTCGGACTGGCCGTCTACGACCCTGATGCAAGCAAGTACGGCTGGCATATCATCAAGCGTCTCGAGTAG
- a CDS encoding carbohydrate-binding family 9-like protein, whose protein sequence is MKTALRAVLLLGLISGFASFPVRGTQSLDEVVEPRIPPDRKFYVCLRADPPPKIDGRLDDPAWRSAPWTEEFVDIEGSLRPAPRFRTRAKMLWDDNYFYVGAELEEPHLWATLTERDSIIFHDNDFEVFIDPEDDTFNYFELEINALNTVWDLFLVKPYRDGGPAIHAWDIAGLKTAVALDGTLNNPRDEDAGWTVEIAIPMDVLRAAIKDKRLPAPGDRWRVNFSRVQWRHEIRDGGYEKVKDPKTGHPAPEDNWVWSPTGLVNIHYPERWGFVELSGAAAGSEAPAFDMTDFDDDVKLALREIYYKQRFRYAQTGTFSRDPAVLGLNLPPLKGWDDPPVIQVTESLFEAVYRKSDGSRTWHIRQDGYVWKTNTKKEKTP, encoded by the coding sequence GTGAAAACCGCACTCCGGGCCGTCCTGCTTCTGGGTCTCATCTCCGGCTTTGCCTCATTCCCTGTGAGAGGAACGCAGAGCCTGGATGAGGTGGTGGAACCCCGAATTCCGCCCGACCGGAAATTCTATGTCTGCCTCCGCGCCGACCCCCCTCCGAAGATCGACGGCCGCCTTGACGATCCGGCCTGGCGTTCCGCGCCCTGGACGGAGGAATTCGTCGACATCGAGGGTTCCCTCCGTCCGGCGCCGCGGTTTCGGACGCGGGCCAAGATGCTTTGGGACGACAACTATTTTTATGTCGGGGCCGAGCTGGAGGAGCCTCATCTTTGGGCCACGTTGACCGAACGGGATTCCATCATTTTTCACGACAACGATTTTGAGGTCTTCATCGATCCCGAAGACGACACCTTCAATTATTTCGAGCTGGAAATCAATGCCCTGAACACGGTCTGGGATCTCTTTCTTGTCAAGCCTTACAGGGACGGCGGCCCCGCCATCCATGCCTGGGACATTGCCGGGTTGAAAACCGCCGTAGCCCTGGACGGAACGCTTAACAACCCCCGTGACGAAGACGCGGGCTGGACCGTGGAAATCGCCATCCCCATGGATGTCCTTCGCGCGGCGATCAAAGACAAGCGGCTTCCGGCGCCGGGCGACCGCTGGCGCGTCAATTTTTCCCGCGTCCAGTGGCGGCACGAAATCCGCGACGGCGGCTACGAGAAAGTGAAGGATCCGAAAACCGGCCATCCGGCGCCCGAGGACAATTGGGTCTGGTCGCCGACCGGACTCGTCAACATCCATTATCCGGAACGGTGGGGATTCGTCGAGCTTTCGGGTGCGGCGGCCGGATCGGAGGCGCCGGCCTTTGACATGACCGATTTTGACGACGATGTCAAACTGGCCCTGAGAGAGATCTACTACAAGCAGCGATTCCGCTATGCGCAAACCGGGACGTTCAGCAGAGATCCTGCGGTTCTCGGGCTGAATCTCCCTCCGCTCAAAGGATGGGATGATCCGCCCGTCATCCAGGTGACGGAGAGTCTTTTCGAGGCCGTCTATCGAAAAAGCGACGGTTCTCGAACATGGCATATCCGGCAGGACGGATATGTCTGGAAGACGAATACGAAGAAAGAGAAGACGCCATGA
- a CDS encoding serine hydrolase, with protein MSRILVRTVVLILSAAALFASDGNRLPETKPENVGMSAERLALLDIRIGEALSRGDFPGAVLLVTRKGHVVWRKSYGLSSMTPEKTPMPVDMIFDLASLTKPVVTATAVMRLVEDGRIRLWDKVRDYLPEFEPFMKEGGSPGQDARLWHLLTHTSGLPAYTDPADAAAACGDPAPTASLARHIGGLRKEAPIGESFVYSCLNYIVLAHIVESVSGQPLDVFAEERIFKPLKMTTAGFKPRAELMKRIVPTQVVAGAPLRGIVHDPLARLQGGVSGNAGLFATADDLAVFAQMMLNGGEFDGVRILSPLSVERMTEIHPRVPGFGRGFGWDLDSGYATVKGDLFGARSYGHSGYTGTSLWIDPETETAVVFLTNRVHPDDKGEIIALRSKVANIVAAAVLEK; from the coding sequence ATGAGCCGAATCCTCGTCCGGACGGTTGTTCTGATTTTAAGTGCGGCCGCGCTCTTCGCCTCCGACGGGAACAGACTTCCCGAGACGAAACCCGAAAACGTCGGCATGTCCGCGGAGCGTCTGGCTCTTCTGGACATCCGCATCGGCGAGGCCCTGTCGCGTGGCGATTTCCCAGGCGCCGTCCTCCTTGTTACGCGCAAAGGCCACGTCGTCTGGCGGAAGTCTTACGGGTTGAGCTCGATGACGCCCGAAAAGACCCCGATGCCCGTCGACATGATTTTCGACCTGGCTTCTCTCACCAAGCCCGTGGTGACGGCGACGGCGGTGATGAGGCTTGTCGAAGACGGCCGGATCCGCCTCTGGGACAAGGTCCGGGATTATCTCCCGGAATTCGAACCTTTCATGAAAGAGGGGGGGAGTCCCGGCCAGGACGCCCGGTTATGGCACCTCCTGACCCACACATCCGGGCTTCCTGCCTATACGGATCCCGCAGACGCGGCGGCGGCCTGCGGCGATCCGGCTCCGACAGCCTCGTTGGCCCGCCATATCGGAGGCCTGAGGAAGGAGGCTCCTATCGGAGAATCCTTCGTCTATAGTTGCCTGAATTATATCGTTCTGGCCCACATCGTCGAGTCGGTTTCCGGACAACCCCTCGATGTTTTCGCGGAGGAGCGCATTTTCAAACCGCTCAAGATGACAACGGCCGGATTCAAACCGCGGGCGGAACTCATGAAGAGGATCGTCCCGACCCAGGTTGTTGCGGGTGCTCCTCTCCGGGGAATCGTCCATGACCCCCTGGCCCGGCTTCAGGGAGGAGTTTCGGGAAACGCCGGTCTTTTCGCAACGGCGGACGACCTCGCCGTATTTGCTCAAATGATGTTAAACGGCGGGGAATTCGACGGAGTCCGCATCCTCAGCCCGCTTTCGGTCGAGCGCATGACTGAGATCCATCCCCGGGTTCCGGGCTTCGGCCGGGGATTCGGCTGGGATCTGGACTCCGGTTATGCCACGGTGAAAGGCGATCTTTTCGGCGCCCGCTCCTACGGCCATTCGGGCTATACGGGAACGTCGCTCTGGATCGATCCGGAGACCGAAACCGCCGTCGTTTTTCTGACCAATCGCGTCCATCCCGACGACAAGGGCGAGATCATCGCTCTTCGCAGCAAAGTGGCCAACATCGTCGCCGCCGCGGTTTTGGAAAAATAG